From the Columba livia isolate bColLiv1 breed racing homer chromosome 39, bColLiv1.pat.W.v2, whole genome shotgun sequence genome, one window contains:
- the LOC135576989 gene encoding myosin heavy chain, embryonic smooth muscle isoform-like isoform X1 — translation MPMAWVAPGAPGRLGPTVLGSASQGQTRSRDPGIRVHREPSGGPRRPGYCRVPVIAGAPPPSTCAMVDEGDKGQRGPTRLGQAQDRRDLEAELRELSNKLAALGRSLVVERGRSLAAGGALRALEIAVGGAQARMGGACRARDRACERLRQQQEAEHVLWAELEAARRARAEAELRAQEAESARRAREAELERLRQALCAAQHARRRAEQERDDVAARVPRPPGPTSRVSPAGLQEALAERRELNQQLRLRLHQRQLQVQELRLALEAAGTRAREAGDAVARLEREQRALRGRLQHPWVPPGRTEPALRARCQHLQELLHREAGARAALSRSCRVAGRRLRALLLEAEEQRLRGQCHRLQAQSLLSHCAWLGERVAAVAAGTGAALAQGRQLRRALEAAGDGAAVATRQVAALRARLRCDPLTLSRTVRRILRGDDEDEDTGDSGDSGDSGDSGDSGDNGDIGDIGDNGDNGDNGGNGDNGGNGDNGGNGVSRDNGGNGDNGGNGDNGALETIPGFGGTLETAPSLGGNP, via the exons aTGCCCATGGCCTGGGTGGCACCAGGagctcccggacgcctgggtcccacgGTCCTGGGCTCGGCATCACAGGGACAGACCCGCAGCag ggacccaggcatccgagTCCATCGGGAGCCgtcagggggacccaggcgtccgggttaTTGTAGGGTCCCTGTTATTGCAGGGGCACCCCCCCCCTCAACTTGTGCCATGGTGGACGAGGGTGACAAAGGACAACGTGGCCCCACCAGACTGGGGCAG GCACAGGATCGCAGGGACCTGGAGGCGGAGCTTCGGGAACTGAGCAACAag TTGGCAGCGCTGGGGCGGAGCCTGGTGGTGGAAAGGGGGCGGAGCCTGGCAGCAGGCGGGGCCTTGAGGGCACTGGAGATCGCAGTGGGTGGAGCCCAGGCCCGGATGGGCGGAGCCTGCCGAGCACGAGACCGGGCCTGCGAGCGCCTGCGTCAGCAGCAG GAGGCGGAGCATGTGCTGTGGGCGGAGCTTGAGGCTGCCCGCCGGGCCCGGGCGGAGGCGGAGCTCCGGGCGCAGGAGGCGGAGTCAGCGCGGCGGGCCAGGGAGGCGGAGCTGGAGCGGCTGCGGCAG GCGCTGTGTGCGGCCCAGCATGCCCGGCGGCGGGCGGAACAGGAGCGCGATGACGTCGCTGCCCGAGtgccccgcccccccggccccac GAGCCGGGTGTCCCCCGCGGGGCTGCAGGAGGCGCTGGCCGAGCGGCGGGAGCTCAACCAGCAGCTGCGCCTGCGGCTGCACCAGCGCCAGCTCCAG GTGCAGGAGCTGCGGCTGGCGCTGGAGGCCGCGGGGACGCGGGCGCGGGAGGCGGGTGACGCCGTGGCCCGGCTGGAGCGGGAGCAGCGGGCGCTGCGGGGGCGgctgcagcacccatgggtgccccccggcCGCACCGAGCCCGCCCTGCGCGCCCgctgccagcacctgcaggagctgctgcacagagaggCCGG GGCGCGGGCGGCGCTGTCGCGGTCGTGCCGGGTGGCCGGGCGGCGCCTGCGGGCGCTGCTGCTGGAGGCCGAGGAGCAGCGGCTGCGGGGACAGTGCCACCGCCTGCAG GCGCAGTCCCTGCTCTCGCACTGTGCGTGGCTGGGGGAGCGCGTGGCCGCGGTGGCCGCGGGGACGGGGGCGGCGCTGGCCCAGGGGCGGCAGCTGCGCCGGGCGCTCGAGGCCGCGGGGGACGGGGCCGCGGTGGCCACGCGACAGGTGGCCGCGCTGCGCGCCCGCCTCAG GTGTGACCCGCTGACCCTGTCCCGCACCGTGCGCCGCATCCTGCGCGGGGACGACGAGGACgaggacactggggacagcggggacagcggggacagtggggacagtggggacagtggggacaatggggacattggggacattggggacaatggggacaatggggacaatgggggcaatggggacaatgggggcaatggggacaatgggggcaatggggtcagcagggacaatgggggcaatggggacaatgggggcaatggggacaatggggccCTTGAAACCATCCCCGGCTTTGGGGGGACCCTTGAAACTGCCCCCAGCCTTGGGGGGAACCCTTGA
- the LOC135576989 gene encoding uncharacterized protein LOC135576989 isoform X3, which yields MPMAWVAPGAPGRLGPTVLGSASQGQTRSRDPGIRVHREPSGGPRRPGYCRVPVIAGAPPPSTCAMVDEGDKGQRGPTRLGQAQDRRDLEAELRELSNKLAALGRSLVVERGRSLAAGGALRALEIAVGGAQARMGGACRARDRACERLRQQQEAEHVLWAELEAARRARAEAELRAQEAESARRAREAELERLRQAHGGGRGLWGRVRGGPARRRCVRPSMPGGGRNRSAMTSLPECPAPPAPRAGCPPRGCRRRWPSGGSSTSSCACGCTSASSRCRSCGWRWRPRGRGRGRRVTPWPGWSGSSGRCGGGCSTHGCPPAAPSPPCAPAASTCRSCCTERPGRGRRCRGRAGWPGGACGRCCWRPRSSGCGDSATACRRSPCSRTVRGWGSAWPRWPRGRGRRWPRGGSCAGRSRPRGTGPRWPRDRWPRCAPASGVTR from the exons aTGCCCATGGCCTGGGTGGCACCAGGagctcccggacgcctgggtcccacgGTCCTGGGCTCGGCATCACAGGGACAGACCCGCAGCag ggacccaggcatccgagTCCATCGGGAGCCgtcagggggacccaggcgtccgggttaTTGTAGGGTCCCTGTTATTGCAGGGGCACCCCCCCCCTCAACTTGTGCCATGGTGGACGAGGGTGACAAAGGACAACGTGGCCCCACCAGACTGGGGCAG GCACAGGATCGCAGGGACCTGGAGGCGGAGCTTCGGGAACTGAGCAACAag TTGGCAGCGCTGGGGCGGAGCCTGGTGGTGGAAAGGGGGCGGAGCCTGGCAGCAGGCGGGGCCTTGAGGGCACTGGAGATCGCAGTGGGTGGAGCCCAGGCCCGGATGGGCGGAGCCTGCCGAGCACGAGACCGGGCCTGCGAGCGCCTGCGTCAGCAGCAG GAGGCGGAGCATGTGCTGTGGGCGGAGCTTGAGGCTGCCCGCCGGGCCCGGGCGGAGGCGGAGCTCCGGGCGCAGGAGGCGGAGTCAGCGCGGCGGGCCAGGGAGGCGGAGCTGGAGCGGCTGCGGCAG GCTCACGGGGGTGGGCGTGGCCTGTGGGGGCGTGTCCGCGGCGGCCCCGCCCGCAGGCGCTGTGTGCGGCCCAGCATGCCCGGCGGCGGGCGGAACAGGAGCGCGATGACGTCGCTGCCCGAGtgccccgcccccccggccccac GAGCCGGGTGTCCCCCGCGGGGCTGCAGGAGGCGCTGGCCGAGCGGCGGGAGCTCAACCAGCAGCTGCGCCTGCGGCTGCACCAGCGCCAGCTCCAG GTGCAGGAGCTGCGGCTGGCGCTGGAGGCCGCGGGGACGCGGGCGCGGGAGGCGGGTGACGCCGTGGCCCGGCTGGAGCGGGAGCAGCGGGCGCTGCGGGGGCGgctgcagcacccatgggtgccccccggcCGCACCGAGCCCGCCCTGCGCGCCCgctgccagcacctgcaggagctgctgcacagagaggCCGG GGCGCGGGCGGCGCTGTCGCGGTCGTGCCGGGTGGCCGGGCGGCGCCTGCGGGCGCTGCTGCTGGAGGCCGAGGAGCAGCGGCTGCGGGGACAGTGCCACCGCCTGCAG GCGCAGTCCCTGCTCTCGCACTGTGCGTGGCTGGGGGAGCGCGTGGCCGCGGTGGCCGCGGGGACGGGGGCGGCGCTGGCCCAGGGGCGGCAGCTGCGCCGGGCGCTCGAGGCCGCGGGGGACGGGGCCGCGGTGGCCACGCGACAGGTGGCCGCGCTGCGCGCCCGCCTCAG GTGTGACCCGCTGA
- the LOC135576989 gene encoding glycine, alanine and asparagine-rich protein-like isoform X2, which yields MPMAWVAPGAPGRLGPTVLGSASQGQTRSRDPGIRVHREPSGGPRRPGYCRVPVIAGAPPPSTCAMVDEGDKGQRGPTRLGQAQDRRDLEAELRELSNKLAALGRSLVVERGRSLAAGGALRALEIAVGGAQARMGGACRARDRACERLRQQQEAEHVLWAELEAARRARAEAELRAQEAESARRAREAELERLRQVQELRLALEAAGTRAREAGDAVARLEREQRALRGRLQHPWVPPGRTEPALRARCQHLQELLHREAGARAALSRSCRVAGRRLRALLLEAEEQRLRGQCHRLQAQSLLSHCAWLGERVAAVAAGTGAALAQGRQLRRALEAAGDGAAVATRQVAALRARLRCDPLTLSRTVRRILRGDDEDEDTGDSGDSGDSGDSGDSGDNGDIGDIGDNGDNGDNGGNGDNGGNGDNGGNGVSRDNGGNGDNGGNGDNGALETIPGFGGTLETAPSLGGNP from the exons aTGCCCATGGCCTGGGTGGCACCAGGagctcccggacgcctgggtcccacgGTCCTGGGCTCGGCATCACAGGGACAGACCCGCAGCag ggacccaggcatccgagTCCATCGGGAGCCgtcagggggacccaggcgtccgggttaTTGTAGGGTCCCTGTTATTGCAGGGGCACCCCCCCCCTCAACTTGTGCCATGGTGGACGAGGGTGACAAAGGACAACGTGGCCCCACCAGACTGGGGCAG GCACAGGATCGCAGGGACCTGGAGGCGGAGCTTCGGGAACTGAGCAACAag TTGGCAGCGCTGGGGCGGAGCCTGGTGGTGGAAAGGGGGCGGAGCCTGGCAGCAGGCGGGGCCTTGAGGGCACTGGAGATCGCAGTGGGTGGAGCCCAGGCCCGGATGGGCGGAGCCTGCCGAGCACGAGACCGGGCCTGCGAGCGCCTGCGTCAGCAGCAG GAGGCGGAGCATGTGCTGTGGGCGGAGCTTGAGGCTGCCCGCCGGGCCCGGGCGGAGGCGGAGCTCCGGGCGCAGGAGGCGGAGTCAGCGCGGCGGGCCAGGGAGGCGGAGCTGGAGCGGCTGCGGCAG GTGCAGGAGCTGCGGCTGGCGCTGGAGGCCGCGGGGACGCGGGCGCGGGAGGCGGGTGACGCCGTGGCCCGGCTGGAGCGGGAGCAGCGGGCGCTGCGGGGGCGgctgcagcacccatgggtgccccccggcCGCACCGAGCCCGCCCTGCGCGCCCgctgccagcacctgcaggagctgctgcacagagaggCCGG GGCGCGGGCGGCGCTGTCGCGGTCGTGCCGGGTGGCCGGGCGGCGCCTGCGGGCGCTGCTGCTGGAGGCCGAGGAGCAGCGGCTGCGGGGACAGTGCCACCGCCTGCAG GCGCAGTCCCTGCTCTCGCACTGTGCGTGGCTGGGGGAGCGCGTGGCCGCGGTGGCCGCGGGGACGGGGGCGGCGCTGGCCCAGGGGCGGCAGCTGCGCCGGGCGCTCGAGGCCGCGGGGGACGGGGCCGCGGTGGCCACGCGACAGGTGGCCGCGCTGCGCGCCCGCCTCAG GTGTGACCCGCTGACCCTGTCCCGCACCGTGCGCCGCATCCTGCGCGGGGACGACGAGGACgaggacactggggacagcggggacagcggggacagtggggacagtggggacagtggggacaatggggacattggggacattggggacaatggggacaatggggacaatgggggcaatggggacaatgggggcaatggggacaatgggggcaatggggtcagcagggacaatgggggcaatggggacaatgggggcaatggggacaatggggccCTTGAAACCATCCCCGGCTTTGGGGGGACCCTTGAAACTGCCCCCAGCCTTGGGGGGAACCCTTGA